From the Pedobacter cryoconitis genome, one window contains:
- a CDS encoding DUF3472 domain-containing protein, with translation MKTLLKTQLLPGLSIYVLLFFTGCTKSAISPAGSAYGKSSDQLLAVSAAGENAAPSQHLYFSFPSDAILKMQKIKITKTADKEYFSVNNFSGGYNGLQQTPDKSFGTPNILIASLWDPNTAGKIYSRVAYTGSGTVSSRFGGEGDGYKTINPYKWVKDTWYNIAIRAWKLNGELFIGTFIQNLSTGNWFHTSTLAIPERTTFLGSGNDAFLENWDGTNAADDGRFERKAFFKDCWNLNTSNQWQKHSSRSFSANANDAGRNGIYDRSFNAGYDATEDAYFMEHGGNVKPAAAFGTGRTLTLPIQTNQGDAPVLTVGAAYGVTAKLSGGKVTVEWKVTANLSPQFSSKVEILNASGAVVQTVNELLPEKRKAIISVASGETLRARVTITDIFNGVSAPVTVNIL, from the coding sequence ATGAAAACCTTATTAAAAACACAATTATTACCCGGTCTTTCTATTTATGTACTTTTATTCTTTACGGGCTGTACAAAATCTGCTATTTCTCCTGCTGGTTCTGCCTACGGGAAATCTTCTGATCAGTTGCTGGCTGTATCAGCAGCTGGTGAAAATGCGGCGCCATCCCAGCATCTTTATTTCTCTTTTCCTTCGGATGCCATTCTTAAGATGCAGAAGATTAAGATCACAAAAACAGCGGATAAAGAGTATTTTTCGGTGAACAATTTCTCCGGGGGGTATAATGGACTTCAGCAAACTCCGGATAAATCTTTTGGTACGCCGAATATTCTGATTGCTTCGTTATGGGATCCGAATACGGCGGGTAAAATCTATTCAAGAGTTGCTTATACAGGATCAGGAACCGTTTCCAGCCGTTTTGGTGGAGAAGGAGATGGGTATAAAACTATTAATCCTTATAAATGGGTTAAGGATACCTGGTATAATATCGCTATCCGTGCATGGAAGCTGAATGGAGAACTATTTATTGGGACTTTTATCCAAAATCTATCAACTGGTAACTGGTTTCATACTTCCACGCTGGCCATACCTGAAAGAACTACATTTTTAGGTTCTGGAAATGATGCTTTCCTGGAAAATTGGGATGGTACGAATGCTGCTGATGACGGACGTTTTGAAAGAAAAGCGTTCTTTAAAGATTGCTGGAATTTAAATACCAGCAACCAGTGGCAAAAACACAGCAGCAGATCTTTTAGTGCGAATGCGAATGATGCAGGTAGAAATGGGATTTATGACCGAAGCTTTAATGCAGGATATGATGCCACAGAAGATGCTTATTTTATGGAACATGGTGGAAATGTAAAACCTGCTGCGGCTTTTGGAACTGGCAGAACGCTGACTTTACCCATACAGACAAATCAAGGAGATGCTCCAGTTTTAACAGTAGGTGCAGCTTATGGGGTGACTGCTAAATTAAGTGGCGGCAAAGTTACTGTAGAATGGAAAGTTACAGCCAATCTTAGCCCTCAGTTTTCTTCTAAAGTGGAAATCTTAAATGCTTCAGGAGCGGTAGTCCAAACGGTTAATGAGCTACTGCCTGAAAAAAGAAAAGCAATTATTAGTGTTGCCTCAGGTGAAACGCTTAGGGCAAGGGTAACCATTACAGATATATTTAATGGCGTGTCTGCTCCGGTTACTGTAAATATTCTATAG
- a CDS encoding YiiX family permuted papain-like enzyme, with protein MIRTLLIIAGFLLSTGINAQTKPDSIREGDLIFQTSLSAQSKAIQLATQSKYSHCGIIFKDKNGYYVLEAISQVKRTPLAQWIARGQGKNFVVKRLKNADQVLNPVMLVKMKSEGQQLTGRAYDLTFEWSDTQIYCSELIWKIYERSTGLRIGKLEKLRDFDLSNDIVKKKMKARYGNRVPMNETVISPVSIFNSKLLKTVNLKEPV; from the coding sequence ATGATAAGAACACTGCTGATCATTGCCGGCTTCTTGCTGTCTACAGGAATTAATGCGCAAACTAAACCTGACTCTATTAGAGAAGGCGACCTTATTTTTCAAACTTCTTTGTCTGCACAGAGCAAAGCTATTCAGCTGGCTACTCAATCTAAATACTCTCACTGTGGAATCATTTTCAAGGATAAAAATGGGTATTATGTACTGGAAGCGATTAGCCAGGTTAAACGTACACCATTGGCGCAATGGATAGCCAGAGGGCAAGGAAAGAATTTCGTGGTTAAGAGACTCAAAAATGCGGATCAAGTACTTAATCCGGTTATGCTGGTCAAAATGAAAAGCGAAGGGCAGCAACTAACAGGTAGAGCTTACGATCTGACTTTTGAATGGTCGGACACTCAAATCTATTGCTCTGAACTGATCTGGAAAATCTATGAACGTTCTACGGGTCTCAGAATTGGCAAACTGGAAAAACTTCGTGATTTTGATTTATCAAATGATATTGTTAAAAAGAAAATGAAAGCAAGGTATGGAAATCGGGTTCCAATGAATGAAACTGTGATTTCACCAGTCTCAATTTTTAACAGTAAATTACTTAAAACTGTTAATTTGAAAGAGCCGGTTTAA
- a CDS encoding helix-turn-helix domain-containing protein, with protein MKETEKTLVFNKLLDQYNYLGLPKESIDEDADFTIHNLKDIHLIIPYQSPVYRTNFFSFVFVKNGSGKYTTDEQLFEIKPGTVYFTNPGHFKSFEWRTLEEVYLITLSESFLKENVHADIFDEFPFLLAETVPPRVLGPAVFAEFEQLYQQINTAYFSDSVYKNRMIGSLFVVLLLKVKEYFWKDYNPIYEGNRSSQIVKDFKKTLEKHYRQLAAGEVQLLFRVQDYADAQHLHPNYLNNVIKSKTGKAVGAWISEKTIAEAKAMLQNSAISIKEVAYRLGFSEATNFSNYFKKHTDLSPVLYRKQQAGPAS; from the coding sequence ATGAAAGAAACGGAAAAAACACTGGTTTTCAATAAATTGCTGGATCAGTATAATTACCTGGGATTACCGAAAGAATCCATTGATGAGGATGCTGACTTTACGATTCATAACCTGAAAGATATTCATCTGATTATTCCTTATCAATCACCGGTATACCGGACAAATTTCTTCTCTTTTGTTTTTGTGAAAAATGGGTCAGGGAAATACACGACGGACGAGCAACTGTTTGAAATCAAACCGGGCACCGTATATTTTACCAATCCCGGACATTTCAAGTCATTTGAATGGCGTACGCTGGAAGAAGTATACCTGATCACTTTAAGTGAATCTTTTCTAAAAGAAAATGTCCATGCTGATATTTTTGATGAATTCCCTTTCCTTTTAGCAGAAACAGTACCACCCAGGGTTTTGGGACCTGCGGTATTTGCAGAATTCGAACAGCTTTACCAGCAAATTAACACGGCTTATTTTTCTGATTCAGTTTATAAGAACAGGATGATAGGAAGTTTGTTTGTGGTGCTGCTTTTAAAGGTTAAAGAATATTTCTGGAAGGATTATAACCCAATATATGAGGGGAACCGAAGTTCTCAGATTGTTAAGGATTTCAAAAAGACGCTTGAAAAACATTATAGACAACTCGCAGCAGGCGAAGTGCAGTTGCTTTTCAGAGTCCAGGATTATGCAGACGCACAACATCTGCATCCTAATTATCTGAATAACGTGATTAAAAGTAAAACAGGTAAAGCAGTTGGTGCCTGGATTTCTGAAAAAACTATTGCCGAAGCTAAAGCCATGCTTCAGAATTCTGCTATTTCTATCAAGGAAGTTGCTTATCGTTTAGGGTTTAGTGAGGCCACAAACTTCAGTAACTACTTTAAAAAACATACTGATCTTTCTCCTGTTTTGTATCGGAAGCAACAAGCCGGTCCTGCATCTTAG
- a CDS encoding SDR family oxidoreductase: MKTLNGKVILVTGASRGIGAAIAHQLAAAGAKVIVNYAGGKEAADETVTSIQALGGDAFAVQADVSKTDQVKNLFDAAIAHYGRLDVLVNNAGIMITKLIKDTTDEDFTRQFDINVKGTFNTMREAAERLADHGSIINFSTSVNRIMLPGYATYVATKAAVEQLTRVFSKEAGSRGINVNSISPGPTNTELFTKGKPQEVIDRLASLSPFNRIGEPDDIAKLVVFLASDEAKWINAQNIGANGGMA; this comes from the coding sequence ATGAAAACGCTAAACGGAAAAGTAATCTTAGTCACAGGCGCATCAAGAGGAATAGGTGCAGCTATAGCACATCAACTGGCAGCTGCCGGTGCAAAAGTAATCGTTAATTATGCTGGTGGTAAGGAAGCTGCGGATGAAACTGTTACCAGTATCCAGGCTCTTGGAGGCGATGCATTCGCTGTTCAGGCCGATGTGAGTAAAACAGATCAGGTAAAAAACCTCTTTGATGCAGCAATCGCACATTATGGCAGGCTCGATGTACTGGTTAACAATGCTGGTATTATGATTACTAAATTAATCAAAGATACCACTGATGAAGATTTTACCCGCCAGTTTGATATCAATGTCAAAGGTACTTTTAATACGATGCGTGAAGCCGCAGAGCGCCTGGCAGATCACGGTAGCATCATTAATTTCTCTACTTCGGTGAACCGGATTATGTTACCTGGTTATGCGACTTATGTAGCAACTAAAGCAGCTGTAGAACAATTAACCCGTGTATTTTCTAAGGAAGCAGGAAGTCGCGGGATTAATGTAAACTCAATTTCTCCAGGTCCGACCAATACGGAACTGTTTACAAAAGGCAAACCTCAGGAGGTAATTGACAGGTTAGCTTCTCTTTCTCCTTTCAACAGGATCGGTGAGCCTGACGATATCGCAAAACTGGTTGTATTCCTGGCAAGTGATGAAGCGAAATGGATTAATGCACAGAATATTGGTGCTAATGGCGGAATGGCTTAG
- a CDS encoding SDR family oxidoreductase, protein MYDLKNKVALITGSARGLGKAIAERYAALGADIVLNYSRDKSSADEVVSSIKAMGVKVIAVKADVSKVAELERLFAEAITAFGKIDIVVANAGIEMVEMPVLDFTEEQFDRLFAINTKGSYFTMQQAAKHVSDNGRIIYIASSTTAFPVQGMAIYGGSKSTPRYLVDVLSKEIGHRGVTVNSIIPFAVDKSGIFAEADSYPELRKQLVDSCPMGRLAEVEDVANLAEFFASGLSSFVSGQHLLVNGGATN, encoded by the coding sequence ATGTACGATTTAAAAAATAAAGTAGCCTTAATCACAGGCTCGGCAAGAGGTTTAGGTAAAGCTATAGCAGAACGTTATGCGGCATTAGGGGCTGATATTGTGCTCAACTATTCAAGAGACAAATCCTCTGCGGATGAGGTAGTTAGCAGTATAAAAGCAATGGGTGTTAAGGTAATAGCAGTTAAAGCTGATGTGAGCAAAGTGGCAGAGCTGGAAAGATTATTCGCTGAAGCCATTACAGCCTTTGGCAAAATTGATATTGTGGTAGCCAATGCAGGAATAGAAATGGTGGAAATGCCAGTACTTGATTTCACGGAAGAGCAGTTCGACAGGTTGTTTGCGATCAATACTAAAGGTAGTTATTTTACGATGCAGCAGGCGGCCAAACATGTGTCGGACAATGGCAGGATCATTTATATTGCTTCCAGCACAACTGCATTTCCGGTACAAGGAATGGCTATTTATGGAGGAAGTAAAAGTACACCACGTTACTTGGTAGATGTGCTTTCTAAAGAAATAGGGCACAGGGGGGTAACTGTAAATTCTATCATTCCTTTTGCGGTGGATAAATCGGGTATTTTTGCGGAGGCAGATAGTTATCCTGAGTTGAGAAAACAATTGGTGGATAGCTGTCCGATGGGCAGACTGGCTGAAGTTGAAGATGTGGCTAATCTTGCTGAGTTCTTTGCAAGCGGGCTTTCTTCGTTTGTTTCCGGGCAGCATTTACTGGTAAATGGGGGTGCAACGAATTAA
- a CDS encoding GNAT family N-acetyltransferase → MNEEYVNLPLVKNQDKNRFELKVGDYTAFIDYKERSKKIWLIHTEAPEELKGKGAATAVIEKTLAYMEENDYKLIPLCPLVVAYLKRHTGWNRILDESVDPF, encoded by the coding sequence ATGAATGAAGAATATGTAAATCTGCCCCTGGTTAAGAATCAGGACAAGAACCGTTTCGAACTTAAAGTGGGTGATTACACCGCATTTATAGACTATAAAGAACGAAGTAAAAAGATCTGGCTCATTCATACCGAAGCACCAGAAGAACTGAAAGGCAAAGGTGCAGCAACCGCAGTGATCGAAAAGACATTAGCCTATATGGAAGAGAACGATTATAAACTGATCCCGCTATGTCCGCTGGTTGTAGCCTACCTTAAACGCCATACCGGCTGGAACCGGATATTAGATGAAAGTGTTGATCCTTTCTGA
- a CDS encoding pirin family protein: MKKLIEKIVAKPGQPGMVGDGFRVFNYIPGADISKRRISPFLLMDFNAAYDFGPSDHIRGVDVHPHKGFETVTIAYQGSVAHHDSAGNSGIINAGDVQWMTAGEGILHKEYHEENFSKRGGPFEMVQLWVNLPKKDKCVPAHYQELKAAGMGKVELADQAGTVNVIAGNFNGVTGPAETYTPVNLFDIQLNEGGELTTTITASHNTALLVVNGSIIVNDEIATEHSFVLFENSGEEIHIKANQKSVILLLSGAPIDEPIVSYGPFVMNTEEEIHQAIEDFNAGKFGVLN; encoded by the coding sequence ATGAAGAAGTTAATTGAAAAAATCGTGGCAAAACCTGGTCAGCCAGGCATGGTGGGTGACGGGTTCAGAGTATTTAACTATATACCCGGAGCTGATATTTCTAAAAGAAGGATCAGTCCGTTTTTATTAATGGATTTTAATGCAGCATACGATTTCGGCCCTTCCGATCATATCAGAGGAGTAGATGTTCATCCACATAAAGGCTTTGAAACCGTAACCATTGCTTATCAAGGGAGCGTTGCACATCATGATAGTGCCGGGAACAGTGGAATTATCAATGCTGGTGACGTACAATGGATGACTGCCGGAGAAGGGATTTTGCATAAAGAATATCATGAAGAAAACTTTTCTAAAAGAGGGGGGCCTTTTGAAATGGTTCAATTATGGGTAAATCTTCCTAAAAAAGACAAATGTGTTCCTGCGCATTACCAGGAATTAAAAGCTGCCGGAATGGGAAAAGTTGAATTAGCGGATCAGGCAGGTACAGTGAATGTGATTGCAGGAAACTTTAATGGAGTAACCGGGCCAGCTGAAACCTATACCCCGGTAAATTTATTCGACATTCAATTGAATGAAGGTGGGGAACTGACTACTACAATAACAGCTTCGCATAATACCGCATTGTTAGTTGTGAATGGCAGTATAATCGTGAATGATGAAATCGCAACAGAACACAGTTTTGTATTATTTGAGAATTCAGGAGAGGAAATCCATATCAAGGCAAATCAGAAAAGTGTTATCTTGTTATTAAGCGGAGCACCAATTGATGAACCAATAGTAAGTTACGGCCCTTTTGTAATGAATACAGAAGAAGAAATTCATCAGGCGATAGAGGATTTCAATGCTGGCAAATTTGGTGTATTGAATTAA
- a CDS encoding thioredoxin domain-containing protein yields MNLEPNSLIRASSPYLLQHAYNPVNWYEWGEEALAKAKQENKLILVSIGYSACHWCHVMERESFELHEVAEVMNKHFVCIKVDREERPDIDQIYMLAIQLMTGSGGWPLNCICLPDQRPIYGGTYFKKEDWINILLNVADLWQTEPGKAEQYAVQLTEGIRNSEKVIPNIRTTPYTEKDLQDITTPWKRNFDMIDGGYNRAPKFPLPNNWQFLLRYSHLMKENATHVSTLLTLEKMAFGGIYDQIGGGFARYSVDGNWHVPHFEKMLYDNAQLISLYAEAYQFSGIQLFKEVAIESITWIEREMTSPEGLFYSALDADSEGVEGKFYVWDLLEFEKILGADAALLADYFNVTAQGNWEEEEINILLRKYTPEEYAELKGIPIAEFTTKLNLAKEKLLAVRSKRMHPGLDDKCLTAWNAMMIKALAESSQIFDREEFYLAAKKAADFILANLTAENGGLYRNYKHNKASITGFLDDYAFFIAALLALYEADFEDRWLLEAKKLTDWVLSNFRDLDSPMLFYTPANGESLIARKHEIMDNVIPAANSVMAQNLKHMGLLFDEIRYTERADAMLAAVHPQIKTYGSAYSNWAIQMMNEVFGINEIALTGDSITQVRKGLNERYIPNKIILGGTNSVLPLLKDKQSIETKIYICRNKSCQLPVTTVEEALKLIN; encoded by the coding sequence ATGAACCTGGAACCTAATAGTTTAATCCGCGCCTCTTCGCCTTACCTTTTGCAGCATGCTTATAATCCTGTAAACTGGTATGAATGGGGGGAAGAAGCGTTAGCAAAAGCAAAGCAGGAAAACAAACTGATTCTGGTCAGTATTGGTTATTCTGCGTGCCACTGGTGCCATGTAATGGAACGGGAGAGCTTTGAGTTACATGAAGTAGCAGAGGTGATGAACAAACATTTTGTTTGTATAAAAGTAGACCGGGAAGAAAGACCTGATATTGATCAGATCTATATGCTGGCTATCCAGTTGATGACTGGCAGCGGGGGCTGGCCACTAAATTGTATTTGTTTACCAGATCAGCGGCCAATTTATGGAGGTACCTATTTTAAGAAAGAAGACTGGATCAATATTTTATTAAATGTTGCTGATTTATGGCAAACTGAACCGGGTAAAGCAGAACAATATGCTGTTCAGCTAACTGAAGGTATCCGCAACTCAGAGAAAGTTATCCCGAATATCAGAACGACACCCTATACAGAAAAAGACTTACAGGATATTACTACACCCTGGAAACGTAATTTCGATATGATAGACGGCGGCTATAACAGGGCGCCTAAATTTCCCTTACCAAATAACTGGCAGTTTTTACTGCGTTACAGTCATTTAATGAAAGAGAACGCAACCCATGTTTCTACGCTGCTGACTTTGGAAAAGATGGCTTTTGGCGGGATTTATGATCAGATAGGTGGAGGCTTCGCCAGGTATTCGGTAGATGGCAACTGGCACGTACCTCACTTTGAAAAGATGTTGTATGATAATGCACAGCTGATCAGTTTATATGCAGAAGCTTATCAGTTTTCGGGTATTCAATTGTTTAAAGAAGTGGCTATAGAATCCATTACCTGGATTGAACGCGAAATGACTTCTCCCGAAGGGTTATTTTACTCTGCATTGGATGCCGACAGCGAAGGAGTAGAAGGTAAATTCTATGTATGGGATTTATTGGAATTTGAAAAAATACTGGGTGCTGATGCCGCATTACTGGCGGATTATTTCAATGTGACCGCACAGGGGAACTGGGAAGAGGAAGAAATTAATATTCTGTTAAGAAAATATACACCAGAAGAATACGCAGAATTAAAGGGTATTCCAATTGCTGAGTTTACAACGAAGTTAAACCTTGCTAAAGAGAAATTACTGGCGGTACGGAGTAAAAGAATGCATCCGGGCTTAGATGATAAGTGTTTGACTGCATGGAATGCGATGATGATTAAAGCATTGGCAGAAAGCAGCCAGATCTTTGACCGGGAAGAGTTTTACCTGGCTGCAAAAAAAGCGGCAGATTTTATTCTGGCTAACCTGACAGCAGAGAATGGGGGATTGTACCGGAATTATAAGCATAATAAGGCCTCGATTACAGGTTTCCTTGATGATTATGCTTTCTTTATCGCTGCATTATTAGCTTTATATGAGGCTGATTTTGAAGACCGCTGGTTATTGGAAGCAAAGAAGCTGACGGATTGGGTGTTAAGCAATTTCCGTGATCTGGACAGCCCGATGTTATTTTATACGCCAGCAAACGGGGAGTCGCTGATTGCACGTAAGCATGAGATTATGGACAATGTGATTCCTGCTGCGAACTCTGTGATGGCACAGAATTTAAAACATATGGGCTTATTATTTGATGAGATAAGATATACTGAAAGAGCAGATGCAATGCTCGCTGCGGTGCATCCCCAAATTAAAACTTATGGCTCTGCTTATTCGAACTGGGCGATCCAGATGATGAATGAAGTGTTTGGAATTAATGAAATCGCATTAACCGGAGATTCCATCACCCAGGTAAGGAAAGGGCTGAATGAGAGGTACATCCCAAACAAAATTATATTAGGAGGAACAAATTCTGTACTTCCTTTGTTAAAAGATAAGCAAAGCATTGAAACAAAAATCTATATTTGCCGAAATAAATCATGTCAGCTGCCTGTAACAACAGTTGAAGAAGCATTAAAATTAATTAACTAA
- a CDS encoding peptidylprolyl isomerase: MSIKPNTVVSLTYELHTTNEEGQQVFVEKADEQNALVFLYGAGMMLPKFEEHLTGLNVGDEYKFELSAADGYGDLDPGAFADLPKDMFKEVDLPNVGDVIPLQDNEGNHFRAGVTAIHDTTISVDLNHPMAGKNLIFGGKILSVREATEEELSHGHAHGADGHAGH; encoded by the coding sequence ATGAGTATTAAACCCAATACAGTAGTTTCATTAACGTACGAACTGCATACGACTAATGAAGAGGGACAACAAGTTTTCGTAGAAAAAGCTGATGAGCAAAATGCATTGGTATTCTTATACGGTGCAGGTATGATGTTGCCTAAATTTGAAGAGCATTTAACTGGATTAAATGTTGGTGACGAATATAAATTTGAGTTGAGTGCAGCTGATGGTTACGGAGATTTAGATCCGGGAGCTTTCGCTGACTTACCAAAAGATATGTTCAAAGAAGTTGACCTGCCTAATGTAGGTGATGTTATTCCTTTACAGGATAACGAAGGAAATCACTTCAGAGCAGGTGTTACTGCTATTCATGATACTACTATTTCAGTAGATTTGAACCACCCTATGGCTGGTAAAAACCTGATTTTTGGTGGTAAGATCCTTTCGGTACGTGAAGCAACTGAAGAAGAATTAAGTCACGGTCATGCACATGGTGCTGATGGACACGCAGGACACTAA
- a CDS encoding Fur family transcriptional regulator: MKIDPTNILKEHALKHTKQRVRVLEEIALDTVAISQPELEKKLGKEIDRVTLYRILNIYEDKGILHRIMDMNGTANYAICSSSCSAEHHHDEHIHFNCTTCNKIYCLDVAVPHSTMPKGFTAKTVNTTAYGTCEKCNLEVKKN, encoded by the coding sequence ATGAAAATCGATCCAACTAACATACTCAAAGAACACGCACTAAAACATACCAAACAAAGAGTTCGTGTTTTAGAAGAGATAGCTTTAGATACTGTCGCCATTTCACAACCTGAACTGGAAAAAAAGCTCGGCAAAGAAATTGACAGGGTAACACTTTACCGCATCTTAAACATTTATGAGGATAAAGGAATTCTGCACCGGATTATGGATATGAACGGAACGGCTAATTATGCAATCTGTTCTTCTTCATGCTCAGCAGAGCATCACCACGATGAACACATTCACTTTAACTGTACCACCTGCAATAAAATATACTGTCTGGATGTTGCAGTACCACATAGCACAATGCCAAAAGGGTTTACAGCTAAAACAGTAAACACAACTGCTTACGGAACCTGTGAAAAGTGTAACCTTGAAGTTAAAAAGAATTAG
- a CDS encoding ABC transporter permease, whose protein sequence is MSPLKISWKSLWSKPLSSALNIMLIAFGTGILTILLLASTQIGEKLDNNAKDIDLVVGAKGSPLQLILSSIYYIDFPTGNIPLKEAQELARSPFVKKAVPLAQGDNYQGIRIVGTDSNFVSIYKLKTSTGKFWKADFEVTIGSTVAINQKLKIGDTFFGAHGLTGSSDIHKTHAYKVVGILAPQGNVTDNLILTNISSVWKMHEDHEKEEAAEHHDHKNHRPDQTGHSDEKEITALLIQYRSPMSVVMFPRMVNQSTNLQAASPAMESTRLFSLIGVGVDTLKWFAALIMLIAAISVFVNLYNSLKERSYDLAIMRTLGASRSQLFCIVIFEGILLTLAGTIIGMVLGHLVLQLIGNYQESSQARLSGFILLKDEIYLFVAGLAIGIFAAVIPALQAYRSNISKILSKN, encoded by the coding sequence ATGAGCCCATTAAAAATCAGCTGGAAAAGTCTATGGTCTAAACCATTATCCTCCGCATTAAATATTATGCTCATTGCCTTTGGTACGGGTATATTGACAATTTTACTTTTAGCCTCCACACAAATCGGTGAGAAACTGGATAACAATGCTAAAGACATTGACCTGGTGGTTGGTGCCAAAGGCAGTCCGCTGCAACTAATCCTGAGCAGCATTTATTATATCGACTTTCCTACCGGAAACATTCCTTTGAAAGAAGCACAGGAATTAGCGCGCAGTCCCTTTGTTAAAAAAGCTGTTCCCTTAGCGCAGGGCGATAATTACCAGGGTATCAGAATCGTGGGTACAGATAGCAATTTCGTGAGTATCTATAAACTAAAAACCAGTACAGGCAAATTCTGGAAGGCTGATTTTGAAGTCACCATAGGCTCAACCGTTGCCATCAATCAGAAACTAAAAATCGGAGATACTTTTTTCGGTGCCCATGGACTTACAGGCAGCTCAGACATTCATAAAACGCATGCCTATAAAGTAGTAGGAATTTTAGCCCCTCAGGGGAATGTCACAGACAACCTGATCCTGACAAATATTTCCAGCGTATGGAAAATGCACGAAGACCATGAAAAAGAAGAAGCCGCAGAACATCATGACCATAAAAATCACCGGCCTGATCAGACCGGTCACAGTGATGAAAAGGAAATTACAGCATTGCTCATCCAATACAGGTCTCCGATGTCTGTAGTGATGTTTCCAAGGATGGTCAATCAATCTACCAACCTGCAAGCTGCCTCCCCTGCAATGGAAAGCACCCGCTTATTCTCACTAATTGGTGTTGGTGTAGATACCTTAAAATGGTTTGCCGCCCTGATTATGCTTATCGCTGCCATCAGTGTGTTTGTCAATCTATACAACTCTCTAAAAGAAAGAAGTTATGATCTGGCCATTATGCGGACATTGGGCGCCTCCAGAAGCCAGTTATTCTGCATTGTGATTTTTGAAGGAATCCTGCTTACTTTAGCTGGTACAATTATTGGAATGGTTTTGGGACATTTAGTCCTGCAACTCATTGGAAACTATCAGGAAAGCAGTCAGGCCAGGTTAAGTGGCTTCATCCTGCTGAAAGATGAAATTTATTTATTTGTTGCCGGGCTGGCGATTGGTATATTTGCAGCTGTAATCCCTGCCTTGCAGGCTTACCGGTCAAATATCTCTAAGATATTGTCTAAAAACTAA
- a CDS encoding ABC transporter ATP-binding protein has protein sequence MISIKSVSHSYGNAHRISFKDWEINNGEQWLLLGESGSGKTTLLHILTGILKPAAGAVNMDGTSIYSLSSRELDQFRGRNIGIIFQRPHLIKSLTIAENLVMAQSFARLPENLKRVNEVLTSLGIADKKNSYPSELSQGQLQRVSIARAVINKPALLIADEPTSSLDDKNAQAVLELLLQQSGLNQATLIVATHDKRVKDAFTNTYELK, from the coding sequence ATGATATCCATCAAATCAGTTTCACACAGTTACGGCAATGCCCACCGCATTAGCTTTAAAGACTGGGAAATCAATAATGGCGAACAATGGTTACTCTTAGGGGAATCGGGCAGCGGAAAAACGACACTGCTGCACATCCTAACCGGGATATTAAAACCAGCTGCCGGCGCAGTAAATATGGATGGTACCTCAATCTATTCCCTGTCCTCCCGCGAACTCGATCAGTTTAGAGGAAGAAATATAGGGATCATCTTTCAGCGTCCTCATTTAATCAAAAGTCTGACTATTGCAGAAAACCTGGTTATGGCCCAGAGTTTTGCCCGTCTTCCCGAAAATCTGAAAAGAGTAAACGAAGTCTTAACCTCATTAGGCATAGCGGATAAGAAAAACAGTTACCCCAGTGAATTAAGTCAGGGGCAACTGCAAAGAGTTTCTATCGCAAGGGCGGTAATCAATAAACCAGCTCTATTAATTGCTGATGAGCCGACTTCCAGTCTGGACGATAAAAATGCGCAGGCTGTGCTTGAACTATTGCTGCAACAATCCGGCTTAAATCAGGCCACATTAATTGTAGCTACCCATGATAAAAGAGTTAAAGATGCATTTACCAATACTTACGAACTAAAATGA